A portion of the Vespula vulgaris chromosome 24, iyVesVulg1.1, whole genome shotgun sequence genome contains these proteins:
- the LOC127071964 gene encoding DNA replication ATP-dependent helicase/nuclease DNA2: protein MKKSNLFQKKVSKSPIANNSQTKINSFFSRTCEFDKSKNIQNEDVLPEVEIINNPSSDNATKKRKRSDNLDSGSNSKMKSTSFIDIDQSFFNNNVKIIEANKEKNMVSKECSNNSLNISKETINVLSNSLSQSECITNDIIVINNEETILSHCHNTKKNDQKCKLSTNSIDIIESSEIFNDIDDCDEINAEDLDEIFDCDWNIDSQINLNSFERCDVIDLQKNSKSMILKVQQHTNLKTFATVTCSGFWKDVQIKEGDIVMIQAKKELQNWIVDNDHGYIIIQPDTLISSTTVVGGLFCNRRAVLSQMFRKIESLPHLTSSQTVLTIGKIVHKLLQKSLTENIYKLSDITKMAEDELQSKDTIFMLYSTQSSFEKCKEEVFSYVPKISEFIQHYVHGTKQQAISNEKNNFKGKISEICDIEENIWLPKLGIKGKVDITVEVKINSRKKVMPIEIKTGRPSFSLEHRGQVILYIMMMALTGQDTDSGLLLYLRDNSIREINCGRAEKRDLILLRNTLADYFTKTKNIIFSSDLEDALKPMPLPEPINYYNSCLKCPYNNLCCAYLTKDDTLQLSDSHGIVKLSKEILNEFENNHIDFILKWVSLLQMEESMQSEQYIMKDIWTLTPEKREMKGKCISNLKVIGKVTEQYDKYKHLFVRTNGEAISTKSICTEFVQNEYIIVSTDTRINISSGFIIQIKKDAITVLLNSDITKRNAIGNFHIDKYASTNFFLTLFANIGGLLYDNEVCRKLRSIIIDRKPATFLAQLPRSIIFKIATILQSLNEVQQKAILKCLAANEYVLIKGMPGTGKTETVVTLIEVLFKLGFSIIVTSHTHNAVDNILLKLLHKNIDFIRLGSSHIIHPLLKNKSEEYLTSNCTSIEELESVYANKNIVGVTCFGAHHVLFEKRTFDVCIVDESTQVTQAAILGPLYYANKFILVGDPNQLPPVIKSKTARNLGAAESLFERLDSENNTVALTVQYRMNKSIMNLINKLTYNDELKAGNESIENATFISPNTRIPSSNERWVRAVLSPALDDSVIILDTGCTQDITIDFIHKQENITTDQVCSNIWEAALILYLVKALSQIGITSEQIGIIAAYKAQVVLIKNLINSEIEVNTVDQYQGRDKNIIFYSCAKSIKKKFDKMQDTGILEDQRRLTVAVTRAKHKLIIIADKNTISQYTPFMKLFNIIQVKNIINVNDASYDFTWESIAESLKENMCG from the exons atgaagaagtcTAATTTATTTCAGAAAAAG GTCTCAAAGAGTCCAATTGCAAATAATtcacaaacaaaaattaattcatttttctcaaGGACATGTGAAtttgataaaagtaaaaatattcaaaatgaaGATGTACTTCCAGAGgttgaaataataaacaatccTTCTAGTGACAATGctactaaaaaaagaaagagatctgACAATTTAGATTCAGGATCGAattcaaaaatgaaaagtacTTCTTTTATTGACATCGATCAGTCCTTTTTTAACAACAATGTTAAAATCATAGAAgcgaacaaagaaaagaatatggtCTCTAAGGAATGCagtaataattcattaaatatatctaaggAAACAATAAACGTATTAAGTAATTCATTAAGTCAATCAGAATGTATTACGAATGATATTATTGTCATcaataacgaagaaacgattttAAGTCATTGtcataatacaaaaaaaaatgatcaaaaatGTAAGCTTAGTACAAATAGTATAGATATCATAGAATCCAGTGAAATTTTCAATGACATAGATGACTGTGATGAAATAAATGCAGAAGATCTagatgaaatatttgattgtGATTGGAATATAGATTCgcaaataaatctaaattCTTTTGAACGATGTGATGTTATCGATCTgcaaaaaaattcaaaatctaTGATTCTAAAAGTACAACAACATACAAATCTAAAAACTTTTGCAACGGTAACATGTTCAGGATTTTG gaAAGATGTGCAGATTAAAGAAGGTGATATTGTAATGATACAAgccaaaaaagaattacagaATTGGATTGTGGATAATGATCACGGTTATATTATCATACAACCTGACACATTAATTTCTAGTACAACTGTTGTCGGAGGTTTATTTTGTAACAGACGAGCAGTATTAAGTCAAAtgtttagaaaaatagaatcttTACCACATTTAACATCTAGTCAAACAGTATTAACAATTGGAAAAATAGTTCATAAACTTTTACAAAAG agtttaactgaaaatatttataaactgtCTGATATTACGAAGATGGCAGAAGATGAGTTGCAGTCAAAAGATACAATATTTATGCTGTACAGTACTCAAtcttcgtttgaaaaatgtaaagaagaGGTATTTTCATATGTACCAAAAATATCAGAATTTATTCAACATTATGTTCATG GTACAAAACAGCAAGCGATaagtaacgaaaaaaataatttcaaaggcAAAATCTCCGAGATATgcgatatcgaagaaaatatatggtTACCTAAACTTGGAATCAAGGGAAAAGTTGACATAACGGTTGAAGTCAAAATTAATTCCCGCAAAAAAGTAATGCCTATTGAAATAAAGACAGGAAGaccgtctttctctctagaaCATAGAGGTCAagttattctatatattatgatGATGGCTCTTACTGGCCAAGACACGGACAGTGGATTGTTATTATATCTtag AGATAACAGTATACGTGAGATTAATTGCGGTCGTGCCGAAAAAAgagatcttattttattaagaaatactCTGGCTGATTATTTcactaaaacaaaaaacataatcttttcttctgaCTTAGAAGATGCATTGAAACCTATGCCATTACCGGAacctataaattattataatagttgTCTTAAATGtccttataataatttatgctGTGCATATTTGACAAAGGATGATACCTTACAATTGTCCGATTCTCATGGTATAGTTAAACTcagtaaagaaattttaaatgaatttgaaaataatcatatagATTTTATCTTAAAATGGGTATCTCTTTTACAAATGGAAGAAAGCATGCAATCCGAACAATATATTATGAAAGACATATGGACTTTAACACCAGAAAAAAG agaaatgaaaggaaaatgtATTAGCAATTTAAAAGTGATTGGTAAAGTTACAGAACAATATGacaaatataaacatttatttgttCGCACAAATGGAGAAGCTATAAGTACTAAAAGTATTTGCACAGAATTTGtacaaaatgaatatattattgtaagtACAGAtacacgaataaatatatcatctggttttataatacaaataaaaaaagatgcaaTTACTGTTCTTTTAAACAG tgACATTACGAAACGTAATGCAATTGGAAACTTTCATATCGATAAGTATGCTtccacaaatttttttttaactctatTTGCAAATATTGGAGGCTTGTTATACGATAATGAAGTATGCAGAAAATTACGaagtattattatagataG aAAACCAGCAACGTTTCTTGCACAGTTACCAcgttcaattatatttaaaattgcaACGATATTACAAAGTTTAAACGAAGTTCAACAAAAAGCAATTCTTAAATGCTTGGCTGCCAACgaatatgttttaataaaaggCATGCCAGGAACAGGAAAAACAGAGACAGTTGTGACCTTGATAGAAGTCCTATTTAAATTGGGCTTCTCAATAATAGTGACATCGCACACTCATAACGCAGTAGATAATATTCTCCTGAAATTActacataaaaatatagattttatacgGTTAGGATCATCACATATAATACatccattattaaaaaataaaagtgaagaaTATTTAACATCAAACTGCACGTCAATCGAAGAATTAGAATCAGTATATGCAAATAAG aatattgTAGGAGTTACTTGTTTTGGAGCTCATCATGTACTCTTTGAAAAAAGGACATTCGATGTGTGTATTGTCGATGAAAGCACTCAGGTAACGCAAGCAGCAATTTTAGGTCCATTATACTATGCAAATAAGTTTATTCTAGTAGGAGATCCCAATCAATTACCTCCTGTTATTAAAAGCAAAACAGCtag aAACCTTGGTGCAGCAGAGTCTTTGTTTGAGAGATTAGATTCAGAAAATAATACCGTTGCTTTAACAGTACAGTATAGAATGAACAAAAgtattatgaatttaattaacaagTTAACATATAATGATGAGTTAAAGGCAGGCAATGAATCGATAGAAAATGCAACGTTTATATCACCAAATACGAgg ATACCATCGTCGAATGAAAGATGGGTAAGAGCAGTATTATCTCCTGCATTAGACGATTCtgtaattatattagataCAGGCTGTACTCAAGACATAACTATAGATTTTATtcataaacaagaaaatattacgaCCGATCAAGTGTGTTCTAATATTTGGGAAGCagctttaattttatatctggTTAAAGCTCTATCTCAG atcGGCATAACCTCTGAACAAATTGGTATAATTGCAGCTTATAAAGCACAagttgttttaataaaaaatttgataaattcaGAAATAGAAGTAAATACCGTGGATCAATATCAAGGACGtgataagaatattattttctattcgtgTGCAAAAAgtatcaaaaagaaatttgacaAAATGCAG GATACTGGGATATTAGAAGACCAACGACGTTTAACCGTAGCTGTTACACGTGCAaaacataaattaattattattgcagATAAAAACACTATAAGCCAATATACGCCATTtatgaaactttttaatataatccaagtaaaaaatataatcaatgtGAATGATGCTTCTTATGACTTTACTTGGGAATCAATCGCCGAATCGTTAAAGGAAAATATGTGTGGATAA